TCAAAGTTTGGCCCACCTGTCTCGACctatcttatttattaattagatTAAAGATAGATCACTATTTTGAAAATCGACTCTTGAAATGACTTCAACTCAACGGAATCTCATGCgttatattctttaatttgtaaaaaaattaaaaaaattaaaaaaaaaaaaaattaaaaagtaatgaAAATATCAGAATTAACTAGCCAAACCTAAATATTGACGGCTCGGTCTTGATTGTTACCGGTGAGGCCAATGATGTGGGTGACCACAAACTGCTCCATAAATAAGCTCTCCGCCACCTACACTCCACTCAAATTCGGTAACTCGGAATACATAGCCTAAAGCTCTTCGCTTCCTTTGTCTGGGGTTCCACATTGACATCGGATTTTCCCAATTTCCTGCCGGTGGGTTATTCGGGTCGCTGGAAATGGATCCTCCACTCGTCAATGAATCTTCCTTCTCCGCTGCCAATCCTTCTGCTTACAGCTTGGCCGCGATTTGGCCTTTCGGAGGGGAGCAGGGTGGGAGCACATTGGGACTTCGAATGGCTAATTTGGGTCAGATTCTTGGTGGCTTCCCAGAGAGCTCCACGAATCGCGATGGATCAATGGAGGAATCCACAGTGACGGAGCAGAGTGGCGGTgggaggaagaggaaggaTGTGAGCTCCGAGGATGAATCTTCCAGAATGGTTTCCACTAGTAGTGCGAATCAATTGGTTAGTGCTTTGATTTCTGTACTTCTTGGCTCCCAATCTGGCTACGTTGACTCAGTTTTGGTCTCCTTGGGGAAAAATGACATCACTCAAATTTGTACAGTGTATTTTCACCTTTGAAAGGTGAAACTCATTTCCTTTCCTATTTTGAAGGGGAGGAGGTTCCAAGGAATAGGAAACAACTCATAATCTTTATAAACCATTCCTATTGTTGCTCTGTGCAAAGATTATCAAGAAACTTGCCCAGTGATGCATGTAGATATCTAAATCTTGGACGGCTGACCATATATTTTGACTCTGGCTAACTACATTAAGACACTTTTTCGTGATTTCTGTACTTTCAATTTCCTACAGAATAAGTCAAAGGGTAAACGGATGAAAGTAGTGGAATCCAGGGATGAAAATGGTGATATAAAAGCTGAAGTGGAATCTAACTCAGGAGATGGTAAGAAGGCGGCTGAGCAAAGCCCGAAACCTTCTGAACCACCAAAAGATTACATCCATGTGAGAGCGAGAAGGGGCCAAGCTACTGATAGCCATAGTTTAGCAGAAAGAGTAATGTACTTTTCTCAGTTATTGGGGATTTGAATATCTCAATCATTTATCAGACAGTTATTAGCAGTCTGACTAGCAGCTTCAAGTTTCTGGTGGATATTTGGAAAGCTTATCTATCCATTTTCCCTTTCGCCCAAATTTCTTCCTGTTTGTCTTACTATCCCGTTTGTGCAGGCAAGAAGAGAGAAGATCAGtgagagaatgaaaatgttgCAGGACTTAGTTCCAGGTTGTAACAAGGTACGCTTTATCTCTTATATTGTCTGCAAGCAATGATTCGGCTGAAATTGTAAAAACAACCCTGTACTGTAAGAGTAGGtacaatttgattttcaaacttttcacTTTGGTCAATTTTAAAGCCAAACGTATTACTGCAATGTAGTTATTGCTACTTTGACTGTTTAACACCTGGAAGATTATTGGTGTTGGTGGATGTTAGGTACcaaaaacacataaaaacaCAAGAAACTAATATATAGAAACTACAATATAACAATAGCCTTTCGTGAGGGTTATCGCTCTCCCAAATCCCATTAAGTCttccactaaaaaaaaatggtaacagcccaaacccacctctagtggatattgtcttttaagcttttcctttcgagctttccctcaaggattttaaaacgcgtctactatggagaggttttcatacccttataaggaatgcttcgttcccctctccggatctcacaatccacctcccgtgggggccagcatcctcgctggcacaccgcccggtaaCTGGCTCTGCCATTTatagcccaccgctagcaaatactgtcctctttgggctctttctttcgggtttcccctcaaggttcttGAAATGCGTCTAcgaaggagaggtttccacacccttctaaggaatgtttcgttcccctctctaaccgaggtgggatctcacaaaaatcCACCCCTCTAAGGTCCCTAATACGCTTTATATAATCAATGCACCCCTAACTAATTGCCACTATATCCTTACTAATAACCTACTTATATTCCCAACATAACTCCTCTTAGTACTGTCACAGAGGAGCTTGTGTGAGAAGAGGACTTCTctgtctcttctcttttcagGTTCTCTCTCAGTGTCCAGCTCTTAAACagaaaagggtaaaaaattGCTTAATTTAATAGATCTGAGATGTAGAAGACAGAGTGAAGGGATTGGTCAATTTTACTCCCAAACATGAACTATAGTTGCAACATGGCCCTTTCCATTATATCAACTAGCTTTCCTTCAAATACGTTACATCCTTGGTTCTTTCTATAACTGTGAAGTCCGAGAGAGAAACTCTgtaagaagagaagaaaacagagaggTTGGGAATTcaagagaaggaaagaaatgaGAACAACAGCATGAGATAAAGAAAGCCACCGAGATGAATAGATATGGAGAAAGGAAAACTTGGAGAGAGTTTTCAATTGGAGTGGTCTGTGAAGATCAAGAG
This sequence is a window from Cucurbita pepo subsp. pepo cultivar mu-cu-16 chromosome LG04, ASM280686v2, whole genome shotgun sequence. Protein-coding genes within it:
- the LOC111794094 gene encoding transcription factor bHLH79-like; this encodes MDPPLVNESSFSAANPSAYSLAAIWPFGGEQGGSTLGLRMANLGQILGGFPESSTNRDGSMEESTVTEQSGGGRKRKDVSSEDESSRMVSTSSANQLNKSKGKRMKVVESRDENGDIKAEVESNSGDGKKAAEQSPKPSEPPKDYIHVRARRGQATDSHSLAERARREKISERMKMLQDLVPGCNKVIGKALVLDEIINYIQSLQRQVEFLSMKLETVNSRMNISPGIEVFTAKNIVNQPYDAAAGILYGSQTAREYSQGAQPEWLHMQIGGSFERTS